The proteins below are encoded in one region of Xylanibacillus composti:
- a CDS encoding GntR family transcriptional regulator produces the protein MKPKYQIIIDDIKSHILSGTYKAGEQIPSEAALQHMYKVSRQTVRKAILALSQEGFLRSEKGSGTYVSNQYRLRSNGKTTNKTIGVITTYISDYIFPSIIRGIESRLNEDSYSLLLASTNNDVTQEKKALETMLSNGVDGLIVEPTRSNVYNPNIAYYLMFQEQETPLVMINAFYEELEVPFFCLDDVQSSYLATNELIAKGHTRIGIIAKMDDLQGKYRMKGFIKALGEAKLPFDPGHVLSFDTTTKPDLSTNLEKFLSDHLHELTALVCYNDEVGLEVVHVCRRLGISIPGELSIVGQDNSYIAKNANIQLTTLTHPQEQMGRDAADWIIRRLQGKKDLPASTYYEPVLIEGETIRAIEAE, from the coding sequence ATCTTGTCGGGGACATACAAAGCAGGCGAGCAGATCCCTTCGGAGGCCGCTCTGCAGCATATGTATAAGGTGAGCCGGCAGACTGTCCGCAAAGCGATATTAGCGTTATCGCAAGAGGGATTTCTTAGAAGCGAGAAAGGGTCGGGCACGTATGTCAGCAACCAGTACAGGTTGAGATCGAATGGAAAAACGACGAATAAAACGATCGGCGTCATCACGACTTATATCTCGGACTACATCTTCCCTTCGATCATCCGCGGCATTGAAAGCCGGTTGAACGAAGACAGCTATTCCTTGCTGTTGGCGAGTACGAATAATGATGTCACACAAGAGAAAAAAGCGTTGGAGACGATGCTGTCCAATGGTGTGGACGGACTGATTGTCGAGCCTACCAGGAGCAACGTATACAATCCCAATATCGCTTACTACTTGATGTTTCAAGAGCAAGAGACCCCTCTCGTCATGATCAATGCCTTTTATGAAGAGCTGGAGGTTCCTTTCTTCTGTTTGGATGATGTGCAGTCCAGCTATCTCGCGACAAATGAACTAATCGCCAAAGGGCATACGCGGATCGGCATAATAGCCAAGATGGATGACTTGCAAGGGAAATATCGCATGAAAGGGTTCATCAAGGCGCTTGGAGAAGCCAAGTTGCCGTTCGATCCTGGACATGTGTTATCTTTCGATACGACGACGAAGCCGGATTTGTCAACGAACCTGGAGAAGTTTCTCAGCGACCATTTGCACGAATTGACCGCCCTGGTGTGTTACAACGACGAGGTCGGGTTGGAAGTCGTGCATGTGTGCAGAAGACTGGGGATCTCCATTCCAGGGGAGCTGTCCATTGTCGGTCAGGACAATTCGTATATCGCCAAGAATGCGAATATTCAACTCACTACGCTTACCCACCCGCAGGAACAGATGGGACGAGACGCAGCAGACTGGATTATCCGGCGTCTGCAAGGCAAAAAAGATCTGCCCGCGAGCACATACTATGAACCTGTACTCATAGAAGGGGAAACCATACGAGCAATCGAAGCGGAATAA